AATTATGTATGGCACAATTGTGGACATTCTAAATAGCCACTCAAACCTTTCACTAAACGTTATTTGTCATCAACCAATCAATATGCTAATCCATAACCCGAAGAGGCTGAATGATGAAGAGTGTCGTTACGCAATGAATATGGCCACTCATGTAGATTTTCTGATTTATAACAGAATCAGTAAAAAGCCTGTCCTTGGAATAGAAGTGGATGGGTTCCACAATCACAAGGATGGGACTCGGCAAAGTGAGCGTGATAAGATGAAAAACCATATATTTGAACTTTATAACATTCCTTTATTGCGTTTCCCTACTAACGGAAGTGGAGAAAGGGAAAAAATCGAGCAATTCCTAACTGAGTATGCAAACAATAAATAAGATTTAATGTTTATAATGAGAATGAAATATATTAGTAAACTATTATTCTAAGTCTCAATAAATACCTGTTGGAAAACTTAATTTTCTTGTGAATACTGACATTGAATCAGTATATGTTTTGACACATACAAAATATAAGACTTCGGCACTAGTAAGGAGGATACGAATTGCGCAATATTAATGAATTAATCGGAATAATAAAAGGCATAAATTTTGATGGTATTATTAACGAAAAGGAAGTGGTGCGGCTTCAATCCTGGGTTGATAAGAATCGTAACCTTGCATATGAAGTTCAGCAGGTGGAGCTAATTAAATTAGTGGATGAAGTGTTGGAAGACAGTTTTATCACTGATGAGGAGCGAGATTTGATGCTCCGCTCTTCTGAACGATTTCTTAAGAAAACCATGGATAATTCCACAAGAATTTATGAACTTAATGGAATTATAGAGGGCATTATTTGTGATGGAGAAGTTAATGAACAAGAAGTGTACCGTTTAAAAGCTTGGATGGATGCCTATGGTAATTGTATTAAAGGGTACAAATCAAGTGAATCACTCTGCAATATTATAAAAGCTATTTTAGCTGATGGAATTGTAACAAAGGCAGAACAAGAGCAGTTGCTGCAAATGTTGTCAGTAAAAATAAGTAGTTCTCAATTTGAAACCAAGCTAGAATACTTGCGAAAACTAGTAAAATCTCGAAATAATATAGGTATTGATTTAATAGATATTCTGGATAATAAAGGTGCAATGGATGAAATACATAGACTTGCAGAAGCACAGCTAAAAAATACATTAAATTCTTATACAGTAAGCTTCGTTAGTGATAGTGAAATTGTATTTATATCCCTAGTTCTAATTGCAATGTTGAAATACGATGGCAATTATTATGATAATGTACAGACAACTTATACAACGCTATATCGTTTGTATCCTGAACAGAAGATTGAAGGTCTTATTAGAACCATATTAAATCGATACAGAACAGGCGAAGAAACAAGAACCAGCAGATCACGTATTATTAATGTGGTTTTAGCTAATGCAATTGTACCAAGTCATTTTCTTACACCATTTTTTGAATTTATATATGATATCTATAAGCTTAATTTTGAATATGCATTAGTGGAAGATTTATATGGAGAATTTAAGTTTGTATATGAAGGGCTACAATCTCATATGTTGTCAGATGGAGATGATATACAATTAAACGTTACCAAGAAGACGTACAAGCTGATTAGATCAACCAAAAGATTGATTGCAAATGATAGGGATATGGAATCAGCCATCAGGCTAAGTATGATTATTGTAAGGCTGATAGATAAGAAAATCTGGAATAAGGAAATAAAAATTAATAACCCATATTTGAAGGCAGGATATGAGGGATGGCTTGCAACATTGAAGGCTGATATCTCTGACAAAAAACACGGCAGGATGCTTTCTGATATTCACTCTCGTTGGGAGCCCAAATATCTGTTGAATAATAATGAAATACATATTGTGCCACCAATTCATAAGGTAAAAGCTGAATACAACTATCGTGATATCAAGGTCGTTGTACTGAATGGAAAAAAAGAAATTTATGTAAATGCTGAACCTGATATACGAGAAATTATTGGAGGATATCAGATTAGCATTAGCCAAATTAATATTGAAGAACCACTCGGAAGGATATCATATAAACTAATGGCTGGCAAAGATGTTATTTATGATAGCAAAGATAAACTATATCGAAATGTGATTGTTTTTGATACGAATGGAAATGAAATTCAAAATAATAGTGATTATTCAGGAACATCAGTATTTTGCTATAAAAATGAACATAAGAAGCTAAAAGCTTTTTATAATTGCAGCTATTACAAACTAGCATCACAAAATGTAAGATTAGGTTCTGCATATGTAATTGAGGATACAATTTTTAACTTTTCATCATTGATTAAACCAGGCATATTTGGGGAGGAATATTCAAATCATTATCTTGTAGAAGTGAAGTCAGAAAAAAAGATACTTGTTTATAAGCATGTAAAGTTCCTTGTGTTTGAAAGTGAAAATACATCATTATCTTTTGAAATTGTACTTGACGGAAAATCGTATGGACTGAGTAAATTTAATTACACAATTACAGAAAGAGAAGGTGTTAATAAATATGTTGTCGATCTAGAAATTAATGAGTCAGGAATACATTCTATTTGTGTGTATCAGTTGGCAAATGGAAAGAAAGTAAAACTATGGTTATTTGATTTTGCTTTAGATAAAGCATTAGAAGTTGATGAACTAAAATTGGATGACGAAAGATATATGGTTAGTGTTAAAACTGATATGTGTGCTGCTGTCATTAATGCAGAAATCAATGTGAGTGACTTTTCAGAGGATCTTATAAAAATTGAATGTAATCAAGGCGAATATATATATTGTATTCCGTTTAATTTTGAAATATATAGGATAGAAGGCTCAAGTTGGAAACCAATGAATCAAGCACTATGGATTGGTGATATTACACAGGAAAGTATTTTTAATATCTATGGTACAGAAGTTAATAAACTACAGGTATATGCTAGTACAGGAGAACCTTTAGATGAAGTAATAAAGTTAAAAAGTAAAGGTGTATATCAACAAGTGCCGATTGGATTTATTATGTCATATAAATCTTCTTATGATTATATTCGTCTAATATTTTTGCTTGATGGTATAGAAAAGAAGGAGATACTCTGCTATAACCGTTGTATTTTGGATGAGAGTGAAACGGATATTATTTTTGACTCTGTTAATAAGATACTAGATGTTTCAACAAGCTATTATGGGCAAGGTCAGGTGTTTTTCTCAATGTACAATACTTTAGGAGAGCAGGTTTATAAGAGTGATATTATTGAAAACGGAAGGACTGAACGTATAGTTGGATTAAGGTCCTTCGAGAAGTATAGTATATGTTTTTATGAAAAGGTTAAAGGTATTTCACTTAAAAAAGATCGTCTGATGCAGCAGTATGAAAAAGTCTTCTATGCATGGGAGGATTTCATAGGTCACTCCTTCAAAATTAGGGAAGTATATTTTGATCAATTTGTCAAAGGCAAATTTTTACGTAGGAACCATTATTTCAACACAACTTATGTAAGATTCATAAGTAAGAAAGATGAAGATTTATATATGGGAGATGTGTTTGTAAAGACCGGTAAAGGAAAGTATTTGCTATATTGCATAAATCCTGTATCAATAGAGATATGTAGCGAAGTACTTGATGAGACAATAGAGTTATCTATGACAAAAGATGGCGATGGCTTATTTTTAGATTTTGAGAAACATGAAATAAAAAATACCTTGTATGATGACTCTGCGACGGATATTTTTTCTTACATAATTGATATGAATGAGGTGGAGTAGATTGCGCAAATTAAATTCGATTGAAAGATCAAAATATATAAACGATAGATATAAAGATTATCTGAGGTCTTCCTTCAAATTTGGAAATGGGAAACTGCAGAAACTTTTTGAAGATCGGCTGAACAGTGAGGTACTGTTCAAAGGTCCATATGTAGATTTAAATCTTCCATTTCAGAGAGGGCATTGCCTCAATGAGCTTATGGATGAGGGAGTGGTTTGTAAGTCTTTTTCTAAGTTAGGTGATATCAATTTTGAGAGATCCCTGTATTCACATCAGGAAGAGTCAATCCGCAGGATTGGTGCAGGTAGAAGTGCAATTATTACCACCGGTACAGGATCAGGAAAAACAGAAAGTTTTCTTTATCCCATTCTAAATGAACTGATGAGTGACATAGAACAAGGAAATAGAGAGGTTGGGATTCGAGCAATTTTTTTATATCCAATGAATGCATTGGTAAATGATCAAATTGATCGTGTTAGGAAAATATTAACTCAGTGCCCAGACATTACATATGGATTCTTTACAGGTGACACGAAAGAATCTGTTGCAAAGAATTATAGGGTAAAGTATGGTGAAGAAAATGATACTTTTATCCCAGACAATGAACTTGTATCCAGAGAGGAAATAAGGGAGAATCCTCCACATCTTTTATTTACGAACTATTCTATGCTGGAATATTTACTTATCAGGCCAAATGATTATGCAATATTTGAACCAAACATATTGAACAATTGGAAATATGTTGTTTTGGACGAAGCCCATTCTTATTATGGATCATTGGGAATAGAGCTTTCTTTATTAATGCGAAGATTGACAGGTCTGGCTGAAAAGAAACCAAGATTTATACTTACCAGTGCTACATTAGGAGAACAGGGGAAGTCTGAAAAAGAAATTGTGGATTTTGCAAGAAGTCTTACCTCAGCTACTTTTGAGGTTGAAGATATTATTTTTTCAAAGAGAATTCTACTACAAGCATCAAGCATTCAATATAGGGTTGATGGTACTGATTATTTGCAAATAAAAGATAATATCGATAATTTGGATACAGTAAACCAGCTTTGCACGAAGTATTTAAAGATTCCTGTAACAGATATTCGAACCTGCTTATATGAACTTCTTGCTAGAGATGGAAATGTTTTCAGAATTTATAATTTCTTAAAGAATGAAAGTAAAAATTTTAATGAGATACATAAGGAAGTTGGTGACACTTTGTCAACAGAGCAACTTATTGTACTTATTGACTTAATTAATCTGGCCGAAAAGAATGGTATTGGATTATTTGATTTAAAATACCACTCTTTTGTTAGGCCACTATCAGGGGCGTATATAACATTAGGAAATGAACAACGATTAGGTCTTACAAAAACAAATATGATCGAGGGGTTAAAAGCATTTGAAGTTGGTAATTGCAGGTATTGTAGTTCACCATATATTATTGGAAAAATTCAGCATAATGAAGTGGATCAGCTTGATTATTTGTTCCAAAATAAAGAAATTGATATTTACGAGAACTATGGAAATAATGAATTTGTAAAATTAGATTATTTCCTCATGGAAAATGCTGTAAACGAGGAGAAAACAGATAAGTCAATTTTAAAAGAATTTACAGTTTGCTCAAAATGCGGTGCAATTCATCCAGCTGGCAACTTAAATGCAAAAAAATGTGGATGTGGTGATGAATTCAAATTTATTATTTATAGAGTAGTTCAATCCAAGGATGATGAAGGTGAAACAGTATTTAATAATATTAACCAGTGCCCATGTTGTGGACATAAAGGACAGTCAGGTGTAGTTAAGAGTCTGAACCTTGGTAAAGATGAAGGAACCTCTTTAATTGCACAGATTTTGTTAGAAGCTATTGACGAGGGAGAATTAGAGATAAAACAACCTGGAAAACTGTCTTTGAAAATGAATACTAAAAAGGAAACTGTAACAAAAAATGCAAAAGTAAAGCAATTCTTATCTTTTTCAGATAGCAGACAGCAGGCAAGTTTTGCAGCAGCCTTTTTGGATTCGAATCAGGTAAGACTGCTGCAAAAACGCTTGATATGGGAAATTATTGAAGAACAAAATTATAGAGATATTCCAATTGATGAGCTAGCGGCTTTTTTGACATCAATAATTAAAACAAAAGATTTGTTCCCAAATGATTTGACTACACATAAGAATGCCTGGATTGCGCTACTTATAGATTTACTTCGTATTGATGGTGCATATGATGGAGAAGGTTTGGGATTATATTATTTTGATCTGGACCTCTCGGATATTATGGACAACATTGATGAAGAAGATGTAGAGGAAGCTTTTGGAAAGTATAATATCAATAAAACTGAGTTAGAAACAATTATTCAGGTAGTGTTTGGTGTTTTTAAACTAACACCGGCGATTAACTATGTAAAATCTACTTTGACTCCAGACGAAAAAATGGAGTATTTGGAATATAGAAGATTTGACAATTATGTCATGTTTAATAGCCCTAAGGCGATTAAGAATACTAGAAGTTTTTTGCCGGTAAACGGCAAAGAGAATATGGTTGTGAGATATATAGAACGAGTTTGCGCTTGTGATGATACAGAAGCTAAAGATGTTTTGAATATTATCTTCAATAATTTGGCAGTGGAAAGTGGTCTGCTGAAGAAACACGATACCAAGGATGCATATCAGATAGATGTTAGTCAGTATTGTATAAAGAATTATAGAAGATCCAAGTATTATCAGTGTTCAAAGTGTGGACGGTTAACGCCTTATAATGTACATAATGTATGTGTTCAGGACAAGTGTGATGGCAATTTGAGTGAAGTGGATCCTGATGTAGCTTTTGCAACGAATTATTATAGGGAACAGTATAAACATAAAAAAATTGAAAGTATTGTAGTTAAAGAACATACTGCACAATTAGATAGAAAAACAGCAAAGAAATATCAGTTAGATTTTAAGAATAAAAAAATCAATATTTTAAGTTGTTCTACTACTTTTGAAATGGGTATCGATATTGGTGATTTGGAAACAGTATTCATGCGAAATGTACCGCCTACACCAGCCAACTATGTACAGAGAGCAGGTCGTGCTGGAAGGCGTAAAGAGAGTGCTGCATATATACTCACTTATTGTGGCACTGGTTCACATGATTTTACATATTTTATGGCACCAGAGAAAATGATATCAGGAGTTATAAATCCTCCGTATTTTAATGTGTTGAACAAGAAAATTATTGTACGTCATTTGATGACAACTTGTTTAGGATTCTTCTTTAGGCAGAACCCAAGTTATTTTAACACAATTAATGGTCTTGTTTTTGGTGACGGAGTTGAACGATTTAAGGAGTATGTAGCAAATCATCCTGAGGACTTGAATTGCTATATTAATGAAAAAATTTTACCTGAAAGTGTCTATGCAGAATATCATAATTTCAAGTGGTTTGATGAAATGAATGGAAATGATGAGAAGATGGAACATTTTGTCGAAAGTATAAGAGATATAGCAAAAGAATATGAGGAAGCAAAGAAACACGCCTTAACAGAAGAGAAATACCAAGAAGCAGATTATTATGCAAGACAGATTGAAAAGCTTCATAAAGAAAAAGTGATTGATTCATTATCAAAATACTGCGTTATTCCTAAGTATGGATTCCCAGTTGATGTCGTTGAGTTACAAATTTACAAAGAAGGTGTTTTAGATAATAGATATGATTTGAATCGTGATTTGAAGATTGGATTATCGGAGTATGCACCTGATTCGGAAGTTATTGTAGATGGGAAAAAATATACATCGAAATATATTTCCTTACCAAAAGCATCACAGTTTCCGCGCCATTATTTTTGTACTTGTCCTAATTGCAAGAAAATTAATGTTTATGTTAGTACACGAACAGCTAGCAAATGCAAGTACTGTGGAGAATCAATTGTAGCAGAGCGGTCAGAGTTTTTTATTGAACCAATCAACGGTTTTAAAACTGGTGTTACAAAAGAAAGTACACGTATGAAGCCAAAACGTTCTTATGCAGGAGAGGTATCGTATCTTGGTGGTGGCATTAAGGATGAGAATCGCCTTGAAATTGGAAAAGCGTTCACGATAGAAACTAGTACAGATGATGAACTTCTTGTTATGAATAAATCTGGGTTTTATATGTGTCCAATATGCGGCTACAGTGATATTATGAAGAGAAAAGTTATTACACCTGAATTATTAAAGAAGCATAAGAATTTTAGACAGTTTGATTGTCAGAATGAAAATTTAGAACAGCTAAAGCTTGGTCATAGATTCCAGACGGATGTAGCACGATTTACGATTCCACTTCTAGATTCAATAGATGTGACAAGCTATTCTAGGGCGTTGTCATTTATGTACGCTTTTCTGGAAGGTGTAAGCAATGCTCTTGGCATAGAAAGAAATGATATTGATGGTATTTTGGAATTAAACCTGGAAGAACATAGTTATGATATTCTATTATATGACAATGTGCCAGGTGGTGCAGGGCATGTAAAGCGACTTATGAATAAAGCTGCAATTATCAATTCACTTCGTTCAGCGCATAATAAGGTCTCGCAGCAGTGCTGTGATGAAAATACATCCTGCTA
This region of Aminipila luticellarii genomic DNA includes:
- a CDS encoding DEAD/DEAH box helicase, which gives rise to MRKLNSIERSKYINDRYKDYLRSSFKFGNGKLQKLFEDRLNSEVLFKGPYVDLNLPFQRGHCLNELMDEGVVCKSFSKLGDINFERSLYSHQEESIRRIGAGRSAIITTGTGSGKTESFLYPILNELMSDIEQGNREVGIRAIFLYPMNALVNDQIDRVRKILTQCPDITYGFFTGDTKESVAKNYRVKYGEENDTFIPDNELVSREEIRENPPHLLFTNYSMLEYLLIRPNDYAIFEPNILNNWKYVVLDEAHSYYGSLGIELSLLMRRLTGLAEKKPRFILTSATLGEQGKSEKEIVDFARSLTSATFEVEDIIFSKRILLQASSIQYRVDGTDYLQIKDNIDNLDTVNQLCTKYLKIPVTDIRTCLYELLARDGNVFRIYNFLKNESKNFNEIHKEVGDTLSTEQLIVLIDLINLAEKNGIGLFDLKYHSFVRPLSGAYITLGNEQRLGLTKTNMIEGLKAFEVGNCRYCSSPYIIGKIQHNEVDQLDYLFQNKEIDIYENYGNNEFVKLDYFLMENAVNEEKTDKSILKEFTVCSKCGAIHPAGNLNAKKCGCGDEFKFIIYRVVQSKDDEGETVFNNINQCPCCGHKGQSGVVKSLNLGKDEGTSLIAQILLEAIDEGELEIKQPGKLSLKMNTKKETVTKNAKVKQFLSFSDSRQQASFAAAFLDSNQVRLLQKRLIWEIIEEQNYRDIPIDELAAFLTSIIKTKDLFPNDLTTHKNAWIALLIDLLRIDGAYDGEGLGLYYFDLDLSDIMDNIDEEDVEEAFGKYNINKTELETIIQVVFGVFKLTPAINYVKSTLTPDEKMEYLEYRRFDNYVMFNSPKAIKNTRSFLPVNGKENMVVRYIERVCACDDTEAKDVLNIIFNNLAVESGLLKKHDTKDAYQIDVSQYCIKNYRRSKYYQCSKCGRLTPYNVHNVCVQDKCDGNLSEVDPDVAFATNYYREQYKHKKIESIVVKEHTAQLDRKTAKKYQLDFKNKKINILSCSTTFEMGIDIGDLETVFMRNVPPTPANYVQRAGRAGRRKESAAYILTYCGTGSHDFTYFMAPEKMISGVINPPYFNVLNKKIIVRHLMTTCLGFFFRQNPSYFNTINGLVFGDGVERFKEYVANHPEDLNCYINEKILPESVYAEYHNFKWFDEMNGNDEKMEHFVESIRDIAKEYEEAKKHALTEEKYQEADYYARQIEKLHKEKVIDSLSKYCVIPKYGFPVDVVELQIYKEGVLDNRYDLNRDLKIGLSEYAPDSEVIVDGKKYTSKYISLPKASQFPRHYFCTCPNCKKINVYVSTRTASKCKYCGESIVAERSEFFIEPINGFKTGVTKESTRMKPKRSYAGEVSYLGGGIKDENRLEIGKAFTIETSTDDELLVMNKSGFYMCPICGYSDIMKRKVITPELLKKHKNFRQFDCQNENLEQLKLGHRFQTDVARFTIPLLDSIDVTSYSRALSFMYAFLEGVSNALGIERNDIDGILELNLEEHSYDILLYDNVPGGAGHVKRLMNKAAIINSLRSAHNKVSQQCCDENTSCYNCLRNYYNQAHHSRLRRIYAKEVIEKILCEIGV